Sequence from the Malaciobacter pacificus genome:
AGCATGTGTTAAAGCAATTGCTATTGCATCAGTAATATCAAGGGGTTTAATCTCTTTTTTAATTCCTAATAACCTTTTTACCATAAAAGCAACTTGCTCTTTTTGAGCCTTTCCATTACCTGTTACTGCTTGTTTAACTTGCAAGGGTGTATATTCTGCAAAATTTCCAAACTCTTGTAATACTTTTAGACTAATAGCTCCTCTAAATTGAGCTAATTTAATAACTGTTTTTGGATTAAAAGCATAAAACATATCTTCAATTGAAACTTCATCAATTTTATGTTTTTTAAACAATAAGTCGAAGCCTTCTGTCATCTCTACAATTTGTTCTTGTAAGATTTTTGTTTTTATTTTGATTAATCCAGCCTCAACTAGCTTTAAATCACGCCCATTTTTTTCAATAATTGCATAACCACAATTTCTAGTCCCTGGATCAATTCCTAATATTTTCACTATTTTCA
This genomic interval carries:
- the ruvC gene encoding crossover junction endodeoxyribonuclease RuvC, with amino-acid sequence MKILGIDPGTRNCGYAIIEKNGRDLKLVEAGLIKIKTKILQEQIVEMTEGFDLLFKKHKIDEVSIEDMFYAFNPKTVIKLAQFRGAISLKVLQEFGNFAEYTPLQVKQAVTGNGKAQKEQVAFMVKRLLGIKKEIKPLDITDAIAIALTHAQRL